In Streptomyces sp. DG2A-72, one genomic interval encodes:
- a CDS encoding ZIP family metal transporter, whose product MAVFVALGAFLMTLAGGWTAQRVTDRRHLVLGLAGGLMLGVVGLDLLPEALDAADADVFGVPAALVLFVAGFLLAHLAQRLLAARAAHEPNGRTPEVGLSAGAAMVGHSAMDGIAIGAAFQVGGDMGVAVALAVIAHDFADGFNTYTITRLYGNARRRALAMLVADAAAPVVGAASTLLFTIPEELLGYYLGLFGGALLYLAASEILPEAHHLRPARSTLLCTVAGAAFIWLVVGISG is encoded by the coding sequence ATGGCGGTCTTCGTCGCGCTCGGCGCGTTCCTGATGACGCTGGCCGGCGGCTGGACGGCACAGCGCGTGACCGACCGCCGTCATCTGGTCCTGGGCCTGGCCGGCGGTCTGATGCTGGGCGTGGTCGGCCTGGACCTGCTGCCGGAGGCGCTGGACGCGGCGGACGCGGACGTCTTCGGCGTACCGGCGGCCCTGGTGCTCTTCGTGGCGGGTTTCCTCCTCGCCCACCTGGCGCAACGGCTGCTGGCCGCACGCGCGGCGCACGAGCCGAACGGCCGGACACCCGAGGTGGGCCTGTCGGCGGGGGCCGCGATGGTCGGGCACAGCGCCATGGACGGCATCGCGATCGGCGCCGCGTTCCAGGTCGGCGGGGACATGGGGGTGGCGGTCGCGCTCGCCGTCATCGCGCACGACTTCGCGGACGGCTTCAACACGTACACGATCACCCGCCTGTACGGGAACGCCCGCCGCCGGGCGCTCGCCATGCTGGTGGCGGACGCGGCGGCCCCCGTCGTAGGCGCGGCCTCGACGCTCCTGTTCACCATCCCGGAGGAACTGCTCGGCTACTACCTCGGCCTGTTCGGCGGCGCACTGCTCTACCTCGCCGCGTCCGAGATCCTTCCCGAGGCCCACCACCTGCGCCCCGCCCGCTCGACCCTGCTCTGCACGGTCGCCGGAGCGGCGTTCATCTGGCTGGTGGTGGGCATCTCCGGCTGA
- the cobM gene encoding precorrin-4 C(11)-methyltransferase, with amino-acid sequence MADATAGKVTFVGAGPGAADLLTFRAARAIAEADVVIWAASLVQADVLQHAREDAEILDSATMSLEDVVAVYKRARTDGLRVARIHSGDPALWGGTQEQLDRCASLGIATEVVPGVSAFSAVAALVQRELTIPEVSQSVVLTRLGGGKTPMPPGEEVREFAKHGTTMAIFLSAARSGQLVRELLEGGYPTSTPVVIAYQATWPEELVVRCTIATLEETVKEHKLWKHTLFLVGPALDAQGTRSHLYHPGHFHGYRKADPEARRALRERGAST; translated from the coding sequence ATGGCCGATGCCACCGCCGGCAAGGTGACCTTCGTCGGTGCCGGCCCCGGCGCCGCCGATCTGCTGACGTTCCGTGCCGCGCGCGCCATCGCCGAGGCCGACGTCGTGATCTGGGCGGCCAGCCTGGTCCAGGCGGACGTCCTCCAGCATGCGCGCGAGGACGCCGAGATCCTCGACTCGGCGACGATGTCCCTGGAGGACGTGGTCGCCGTCTACAAGCGGGCCCGCACCGATGGTCTGCGGGTCGCCCGTATTCACTCCGGCGATCCCGCTCTCTGGGGCGGTACGCAGGAGCAGCTCGACCGGTGTGCCTCGCTCGGCATCGCCACCGAGGTCGTGCCCGGCGTCTCCGCCTTCTCCGCGGTCGCCGCGCTCGTGCAGCGGGAGCTCACGATCCCCGAGGTCTCGCAGTCCGTCGTGCTGACCCGGCTGGGCGGCGGCAAGACGCCGATGCCGCCCGGGGAAGAGGTGCGCGAGTTCGCCAAGCACGGCACGACCATGGCGATCTTCCTGTCGGCCGCCCGGAGTGGACAGCTCGTACGGGAGTTGCTGGAGGGCGGCTATCCGACGTCGACCCCGGTCGTCATCGCCTACCAGGCGACCTGGCCCGAGGAACTGGTCGTCCGGTGCACGATCGCGACCCTGGAGGAGACGGTCAAGGAGCACAAGCTCTGGAAGCACACCCTCTTCCTGGTCGGCCCCGCCCTCGACGCGCAGGGCACCCGCTCGCACCTGTACCACCCCGGCCATTTCCACGGCTACCGCAAGGCCGACCCCGAGGCCCGCAGGGCGCTGCGTGAGCGAGGGGCGAGTACATGA
- a CDS encoding putative cobaltochelatase, with protein MSMPFPFTAVVGQDNLRLALLLNAVSPAVGGVLVRGEKGTAKSTAVRALSVLLPEVDVVAGCRFSCDPGAPDPGCPDGPHETGSGTTRPARMVELPVGASEDRLVGALDIERALAEGVKAFEPGLLADAHRGILYVDEVNLLHDHLVDLLLDAAAMGASYVEREGVSVRHAARFLLVGTMNPEEGELRPQLLDRFGLTVEVAASREPEQRVEVVRRRLAYDDDPAGFAARWADEEAAVRQRIVAARELLPSVRLGDGALRQIAATCAAFEVDGMRADIVMARTATALAAWAGRTEVLAEDVRQAALLALPHRRRRNPFDAPGLDEDKLDETLEEFSGDGDHDPDPDPDDGGPGPGGGGGEPAPDEDPQGGDTGARPEAGDDGEPQASGAGEQSAVRASEPFRTKVLSVPGIGQGAAGRRSRARTEHGRTTGARRPRGALTKLHLAATVQAAAPHQRARGRVGRGLVVRRDDLRQATREGREGNLVLFVVDASGSMAARQRMSAVKGAVVSLLLDAYQRRDKVGLVTFRGASAEVALPPTSSVDAAAARLETLPTGGRTPLAVGLLKAHDVLRVERLRDPARRALVVVVTDGRATGGPEPVVLAGRAARLFAAEGIASVVVDCESGPVRLGLAGQLAGELGGTAVTLDELRADSIAGLVKDVQRRAA; from the coding sequence ATGAGCATGCCTTTCCCATTCACAGCCGTCGTCGGACAGGACAATCTGCGCTTGGCGCTGCTCCTCAACGCGGTCAGTCCAGCAGTGGGCGGTGTGCTGGTGCGCGGTGAGAAGGGCACGGCCAAGTCGACGGCGGTGCGGGCGCTTTCGGTGCTGCTGCCGGAGGTGGACGTGGTCGCCGGGTGCCGTTTCTCCTGCGACCCGGGTGCGCCCGACCCTGGCTGCCCCGACGGACCGCACGAGACCGGCAGCGGTACCACGCGTCCGGCCCGTATGGTCGAGCTGCCCGTCGGCGCGTCCGAGGACCGGCTCGTCGGCGCGCTCGACATCGAGCGGGCGCTCGCCGAGGGCGTCAAGGCCTTCGAGCCCGGCCTGCTCGCGGACGCGCACCGCGGAATCCTCTACGTCGACGAGGTCAACCTTCTCCACGACCACCTGGTCGACCTGCTCCTGGACGCGGCCGCGATGGGTGCGTCGTATGTCGAGCGGGAGGGGGTTTCGGTCCGGCACGCCGCGCGTTTCCTGCTCGTCGGGACCATGAACCCCGAAGAGGGCGAGCTGCGGCCGCAGTTGCTCGACCGGTTCGGGCTGACCGTGGAGGTCGCGGCGTCGCGGGAGCCGGAGCAGCGGGTGGAGGTCGTACGGCGCAGGCTCGCCTACGACGACGATCCGGCCGGTTTCGCGGCCCGTTGGGCGGACGAGGAGGCGGCGGTACGTCAACGCATCGTCGCCGCACGGGAGTTGCTGCCGTCGGTGCGGCTCGGCGACGGGGCGCTGCGGCAGATCGCGGCGACCTGTGCCGCCTTCGAGGTGGACGGCATGCGGGCCGACATCGTGATGGCGCGAACGGCCACCGCGCTCGCGGCGTGGGCCGGGCGGACCGAGGTGCTGGCGGAGGACGTACGGCAGGCCGCGCTGCTCGCGCTGCCGCACCGGCGGCGACGGAATCCCTTTGACGCGCCGGGACTTGACGAGGACAAGCTCGACGAGACGCTGGAGGAGTTCTCCGGCGACGGCGACCACGATCCCGATCCCGATCCTGATGACGGTGGGCCAGGTCCGGGCGGGGGTGGCGGGGAGCCTGCTCCGGACGAGGATCCGCAGGGTGGTGACACGGGCGCTCGGCCCGAGGCCGGTGACGATGGCGAGCCGCAGGCCTCCGGCGCCGGGGAGCAGTCGGCCGTACGGGCCTCCGAACCGTTTCGTACGAAGGTGCTGAGCGTCCCCGGTATCGGGCAGGGTGCCGCCGGGCGGCGTTCGCGGGCGCGGACCGAGCACGGGCGGACGACGGGGGCGCGGCGGCCACGGGGGGCGCTGACCAAGCTGCATCTGGCGGCGACCGTGCAGGCGGCGGCGCCGCATCAGCGGGCGCGTGGGCGGGTCGGGCGTGGGCTCGTCGTGCGGCGGGACGATCTGCGGCAGGCGACGCGGGAGGGGCGCGAGGGGAATCTCGTGCTGTTCGTCGTCGACGCGTCCGGGTCGATGGCGGCGCGGCAGCGGATGAGTGCCGTGAAGGGTGCTGTGGTGTCGCTGCTGCTCGATGCGTATCAGCGGCGGGACAAGGTGGGGTTGGTGACGTTCCGGGGGGCGAGCGCGGAGGTGGCTCTGCCGCCGACCTCGTCCGTGGATGCGGCTGCGGCTCGGCTGGAGACATTGCCCACCGGTGGGCGTACACCGTTGGCCGTGGGGCTGCTCAAGGCGCATGACGTGCTGCGGGTGGAGCGGCTGCGGGATCCCGCTCGGCGGGCGCTGGTTGTGGTGGTGACGGACGGGCGGGCCACCGGTGGGCCGGAGCCGGTGGTGCTGGCGGGGCGTGCGGCTCGGTTGTTCGCGGCCGAGGGGATCGCTTCGGTGGTGGTCGACTGCGAGTCCGGGCCGGTGCGGCTGGGGCTCGCCGGGCAGCTTGCCGGTGAGCTGGGGGGTACGGCCGTGACGCTGGACGAGCTGCGGGCGGACTCCATCGCCGGGCTGGTGAAGGACGTACAGAGGAGGGCCGCGTAA
- the cobO gene encoding cob(I)yrinic acid a,c-diamide adenosyltransferase: MPQGQPSVVPDDGLTTRQRRNRPLVVVHTGVGKGKSTAAFGLALRAWNQGWPIGVFQFVKSAKWKVGEERALRVLGDSGEGGSVAWHKMGEGWSWVQRDSQMDNEEKAREGWEQVKRDLAAETYQLYVLDEFAYPLHWGWVDVDEVVAVLRDRPGTQHVVITGRNAPEKLVDFADLVTDMSKVKHPMDVGQKGQRGIEW; encoded by the coding sequence ATGCCTCAGGGGCAGCCGAGTGTCGTGCCGGACGATGGGCTGACGACTCGTCAGCGGCGTAATCGGCCGTTGGTGGTGGTGCACACCGGGGTCGGGAAGGGCAAGTCGACCGCTGCTTTCGGGCTGGCGCTCAGGGCCTGGAATCAGGGGTGGCCCATCGGGGTGTTCCAGTTCGTCAAGTCGGCCAAGTGGAAGGTCGGCGAGGAGCGGGCGCTTCGGGTGCTCGGGGACTCCGGTGAGGGTGGATCCGTCGCCTGGCACAAGATGGGCGAGGGGTGGTCCTGGGTGCAGCGGGACTCCCAGATGGACAACGAGGAGAAGGCGCGCGAGGGCTGGGAGCAGGTCAAGCGGGATCTGGCCGCCGAGACGTACCAGCTGTACGTGCTGGATGAGTTCGCCTATCCCCTGCACTGGGGGTGGGTCGACGTCGATGAGGTCGTGGCTGTGCTGCGGGACCGGCCGGGGACCCAGCATGTCGTGATCACCGGGCGGAACGCGCCCGAGAAGCTCGTCGATTTCGCCGATCTCGTGACCGACATGTCCAAGGTCAAGCATCCGATGGACGTCGGGCAGAAGGGGCAGAGAGGCATCGAGTGGTGA
- the cobN gene encoding cobaltochelatase subunit CobN codes for MSTVLLLSTADTDLLAARAASGADYRIGNPTRVDVDQELPGLIGAADIAVVRLLGGKRAWEDGLAALKASGIPTVLLGGEAVPDAELMAESSVPAGVVAEALRYLVEGGPANLTELARFLSDTVLLTGEGFVEPQKMPEYGVHGERSLVAGRPTVGVLFYRAHELSGNTSFVDTLCDAIEARGANALPVYCGSLRGADAGLYEILAKADALVATVLAAGGTHASQASAGGDEEAWDIGALADLDVPVLQGLCLTSSRAVWDESDAALSPMDAAMQVAIPEFDGRLITVPFSFKEQGPDDVPVYVADPERAARVAGIAVRHARLKHKANSDKKLALVFTAYPTKHSRVGNAVGLDTPASAIQVLDALKDAGYSLTEYPDNGDELIHRLIEAGGHDVEWLTEDQLASAPARVPLADYRAWFDKLDPELRDAMLEAWSEPPGSLYVDGDDIVLASLQFGNVVVMIQPPRGFGENPIAIYHDPDMPPSHHYMAAYRWLENSFGADAIVHMGKHGTMEWLPGKGLGLSGGCAPDAVLGELPLIYPFIVNDPGEGTQAKRRGHATVVDHLVPPMARADTYGDLAKLEQLLDEYALVSDLDPTKAPAVRAQIWTLVKAAELHHDLHVDDQPDDDAFDEFVMHIDGYLCEIKDVQIRDGLHILGGGPVGEPRVNLVLAVLRASQVWGGQANALPGLRASLAAHFGLSEKELLAEPGAPLKVPVELSDLVGGPSRSAADAIDLLEQLCRRMAEGMEERNWAVSEARSLAADVLGTELPDAVAVLEFACTEVVPRLARTTDEIGHILKALDGGYVPAGPSGSPTRGLVNVLPTGRNFYSVDPKAIPSRLSWEVGQSLADSLVQRYLQDTGEYPKSVGLTVWGTSAMRTQGDDIAEILALLGCRPVWDDASRRVTGFEIVPLTELGRPRIDVTVRISGFFRDAFPHVVGLIDDAVRKVAELDEPADQNYVRAHADADTAEHGDRRRATARVFGSKPGAYGAGLLPLIDARNWRSDADLAEVYAVWGGYAYGRGLDGRAARGDMETAFRRIAVAAKNVDTREHDLVDADDYFQYHGGMVAMVRHLTGTSPEAYVGDSATPDQVKTRTLGEETHRVFRARVVNPRWMSAMRRHGYKGAFEMAATVDYLFGYDATAGVVDDWMYEKLSAEYVFDPENQEFMKRSNPWALRGITERLLEAADRGLWAEPDQETLDRLRATYLELEGDLEGDQ; via the coding sequence ATGAGCACAGTGTTGTTGTTGTCGACCGCCGACACGGATCTGTTGGCGGCCCGGGCCGCTTCCGGTGCCGACTACCGGATCGGCAACCCGACCCGTGTGGACGTCGACCAGGAACTCCCCGGCCTCATCGGGGCCGCGGACATCGCCGTCGTACGGCTGCTGGGGGGCAAACGGGCCTGGGAGGACGGGCTCGCCGCGCTCAAGGCGTCCGGCATTCCCACCGTGCTGCTCGGTGGAGAGGCCGTGCCCGACGCGGAGTTGATGGCCGAGTCCTCCGTGCCCGCGGGTGTGGTGGCGGAGGCTCTGCGGTACCTCGTCGAGGGCGGGCCCGCCAACCTCACCGAGCTGGCGCGGTTCCTGTCCGACACCGTGCTGCTGACGGGTGAGGGGTTCGTCGAGCCGCAGAAGATGCCCGAGTACGGCGTCCATGGCGAGCGTTCTCTTGTCGCGGGCCGGCCCACCGTCGGTGTGCTCTTCTACCGGGCCCATGAGCTCAGCGGCAACACCTCCTTCGTCGACACGCTCTGCGACGCGATCGAGGCGCGAGGCGCCAACGCCCTTCCCGTGTACTGCGGTTCACTGCGCGGGGCCGACGCCGGGCTGTACGAGATCCTCGCGAAGGCCGACGCCCTGGTCGCCACCGTCCTCGCCGCCGGCGGCACGCACGCCTCGCAGGCCTCGGCAGGCGGTGACGAGGAGGCCTGGGACATCGGGGCGCTCGCCGACCTCGATGTGCCGGTGCTGCAAGGACTTTGCCTTACGTCGTCGAGGGCCGTGTGGGACGAGTCCGACGCCGCCCTCTCCCCCATGGACGCGGCGATGCAGGTCGCGATCCCGGAGTTCGACGGGCGGCTCATCACGGTCCCCTTCTCCTTCAAGGAGCAGGGCCCGGACGACGTCCCCGTGTACGTCGCCGACCCCGAGCGAGCCGCGCGGGTCGCCGGGATCGCCGTACGACACGCGCGCCTCAAGCACAAAGCCAACTCCGACAAGAAGCTCGCGCTCGTCTTCACCGCGTACCCGACGAAGCACTCGCGCGTGGGCAACGCGGTCGGCCTCGACACGCCCGCCTCGGCCATTCAGGTGCTGGACGCCCTCAAGGACGCCGGATACAGCCTGACCGAATACCCCGACAACGGCGACGAGTTGATCCACCGGCTCATCGAGGCAGGCGGTCACGACGTCGAGTGGCTGACCGAGGACCAGCTGGCCTCCGCGCCCGCGCGCGTCCCGCTCGCCGACTACCGGGCCTGGTTCGACAAGCTGGACCCGGAACTCCGGGACGCCATGCTGGAGGCGTGGAGCGAGCCGCCGGGCTCGCTGTACGTCGACGGGGACGACATCGTGCTCGCCTCGCTCCAGTTCGGGAACGTCGTCGTCATGATCCAGCCGCCGCGCGGCTTCGGCGAGAACCCGATCGCGATCTATCACGACCCGGACATGCCGCCGTCCCACCACTACATGGCGGCGTACCGATGGCTGGAGAACAGCTTCGGCGCGGACGCCATCGTGCACATGGGCAAGCACGGCACGATGGAGTGGCTGCCGGGCAAGGGGCTCGGCCTCAGCGGAGGCTGCGCGCCGGACGCCGTGCTCGGTGAACTCCCGCTGATCTACCCGTTCATCGTCAACGACCCGGGCGAGGGCACCCAGGCCAAGCGCCGCGGCCACGCCACCGTCGTCGACCACCTCGTACCGCCGATGGCCCGTGCCGACACATACGGCGACCTGGCCAAGCTGGAGCAGCTGCTCGACGAGTACGCGCTGGTCTCCGACCTGGACCCGACGAAGGCACCGGCGGTCCGCGCGCAGATCTGGACGCTGGTCAAGGCGGCCGAGCTGCACCACGACCTGCATGTGGACGACCAGCCGGACGACGACGCGTTCGACGAGTTCGTCATGCACATCGACGGCTATCTGTGCGAGATCAAGGACGTGCAGATCCGCGACGGGCTGCACATCCTGGGCGGCGGACCGGTCGGCGAGCCGCGCGTGAACCTCGTGCTCGCCGTGCTGCGCGCCTCACAGGTGTGGGGCGGACAGGCGAACGCCCTGCCGGGGCTCAGGGCTTCCCTCGCCGCCCATTTCGGGCTCAGCGAGAAGGAGTTGCTGGCCGAGCCGGGGGCTCCGTTGAAGGTTCCGGTGGAGCTGTCGGACCTCGTGGGAGGTCCCTCCCGTTCCGCCGCCGACGCGATCGACCTGCTGGAGCAGCTGTGCCGGCGGATGGCGGAGGGGATGGAGGAGCGCAACTGGGCGGTCTCGGAAGCTCGTTCGCTGGCCGCCGACGTCCTCGGCACCGAACTCCCGGACGCCGTAGCCGTGTTGGAGTTCGCCTGCACCGAGGTCGTGCCGCGGCTCGCCCGCACCACCGACGAGATCGGGCACATCCTCAAGGCCCTCGACGGCGGATACGTCCCTGCCGGCCCCTCCGGCTCCCCCACCCGCGGTCTCGTCAACGTCCTGCCGACCGGCCGCAACTTCTACTCCGTCGACCCCAAGGCCATCCCGTCCAGGCTGAGTTGGGAGGTGGGGCAGTCCCTTGCGGACTCGCTGGTGCAGCGGTACCTCCAGGACACCGGCGAGTACCCGAAGTCCGTCGGCCTGACGGTCTGGGGTACGTCCGCGATGCGCACCCAGGGCGACGACATCGCCGAGATCCTCGCGCTGCTCGGCTGCCGACCGGTGTGGGACGATGCCTCGCGCCGTGTGACGGGCTTCGAGATCGTGCCCCTCACCGAGCTGGGCCGTCCTCGCATCGACGTCACGGTCCGTATCTCCGGCTTCTTCCGGGACGCGTTCCCGCATGTGGTCGGGCTGATCGACGACGCCGTACGCAAGGTCGCCGAACTGGACGAGCCCGCCGACCAGAACTACGTACGCGCCCATGCCGACGCGGACACCGCCGAGCACGGCGACCGACGGCGCGCGACGGCCCGTGTCTTCGGCTCGAAGCCGGGTGCGTACGGCGCCGGGCTGCTCCCGCTCATCGACGCCCGCAACTGGCGGTCGGATGCGGACCTCGCCGAGGTGTACGCCGTCTGGGGCGGCTACGCCTACGGGCGCGGGCTCGACGGGCGGGCGGCGCGCGGGGACATGGAGACGGCGTTCAGGCGGATCGCGGTCGCCGCGAAGAACGTCGACACACGCGAGCACGATCTCGTCGACGCCGACGACTACTTCCAGTACCACGGCGGCATGGTGGCCATGGTGCGCCATCTGACGGGCACCAGCCCCGAGGCGTACGTCGGCGACTCCGCCACGCCGGACCAGGTCAAGACCCGGACGCTGGGCGAGGAGACGCACCGGGTATTCCGGGCGCGGGTGGTCAACCCGCGCTGGATGAGTGCCATGAGGAGGCACGGCTACAAGGGTGCCTTCGAGATGGCGGCGACCGTGGACTACCTCTTCGGGTACGACGCCACGGCCGGGGTCGTGGACGACTGGATGTACGAGAAGTTGTCGGCCGAGTACGTCTTCGACCCGGAGAACCAGGAGTTCATGAAGCGATCGAATCCCTGGGCGCTGAGGGGCATCACCGAGCGCTTGCTGGAGGCGGCTGACCGAGGGCTCTGGGCGGAGCCGGACCAGGAGACCCTGGACCGGCTCCGGGCGACCTACCTCGAGCTTGAGGGAGATCTGGAGGGAGACCAGTGA
- the cobI gene encoding precorrin-2 C(20)-methyltransferase, which yields MPDVMSSSRLIGVGVGPGDPELVTVKGVNALRAADVVVVPVMDTGERGRAEATVLHYVPVEKVVRVVFALNERSDRGRREAAWDAAGERVARLLTTYGAVAFATIGDPNVYSTFTYLAQTIGELVPGVVVETVPGITAMQDLASRSGAVLTEGTEPLTLVPVTAGAAVLKDALAGPGTVVAYKFGRQAGEVAEALRETGRLGDAVWGSALGLPEESVRPAAELDGAPLPYLSTLIAPARRDGGRGGKL from the coding sequence GTGCCGGACGTCATGAGCAGCAGCAGGTTGATCGGAGTCGGGGTGGGTCCCGGCGATCCGGAGCTGGTGACCGTCAAGGGCGTCAATGCTCTGCGTGCCGCCGATGTCGTCGTCGTGCCGGTGATGGATACCGGTGAGCGGGGGCGGGCCGAGGCCACCGTCTTGCATTACGTGCCCGTGGAGAAAGTCGTGCGGGTTGTCTTCGCGCTGAACGAGCGGAGCGATCGGGGGCGGCGTGAGGCCGCCTGGGATGCTGCCGGGGAGCGGGTGGCCCGACTCCTCACGACGTACGGGGCCGTTGCCTTCGCCACCATCGGGGATCCCAACGTCTACTCGACGTTCACCTATCTCGCGCAGACCATCGGCGAGTTGGTGCCGGGGGTGGTCGTGGAGACCGTGCCCGGGATCACCGCCATGCAGGATCTCGCCTCGCGGTCGGGGGCCGTGCTCACCGAGGGGACCGAGCCGCTCACGCTCGTGCCGGTGACCGCGGGGGCCGCCGTGCTCAAGGACGCGCTGGCCGGGCCGGGGACCGTCGTCGCGTACAAGTTCGGGCGGCAGGCCGGGGAGGTCGCCGAGGCGCTCAGGGAGACCGGGCGGCTGGGCGACGCCGTATGGGGGTCGGCGCTCGGGCTGCCGGAGGAGTCCGTGCGGCCTGCCGCCGAGCTCGACGGTGCACCTCTCCCCTATCTGTCGACGCTGATCGCGCCCGCGCGGCGCGACGGCGGGCGGGGCGGCAAGCTGTGA
- the cbiE gene encoding precorrin-6y C5,15-methyltransferase (decarboxylating) subunit CbiE, producing MITVVGTGTGAPPDEDVLGAAELVVGGRRHLDAVRLPSDAEQVVLGPLAPALDRIEAYVAKQAPVVVLASGDPGFFGIVRVLAERFGAGLLDIRPGVSSVATAFARAGLTWDDAVVVSAHGREPRTAVNVCRAHAKVAVLTGPGAGPGELGAALLHSERVLVVASALGDLGRERVERVTPREAAARDWGTAVSVVLCLDEARFPAGVRTVAGPGVGPGRWALDEAEFAHRDSMITKFEVRALALARLGPRLGDLVWDVGAGSGSVAVECARLGAAAVAVEKTGDGVERIRANAAAHGVDVQVVHGSAPDVLSELDDPDAVFVGGGGGDLPDIVTACARRARQTVVVAMAALDRVPAVREALTAAGFSCDGVLLQSSRLAPLPGDVTRLAATNPVFLLWGVRPQVSNDIKGVAQ from the coding sequence ATGATCACGGTCGTCGGTACGGGGACGGGGGCGCCGCCTGACGAGGACGTCCTCGGCGCCGCGGAGCTGGTGGTCGGCGGGCGGCGGCATCTGGACGCCGTACGGCTGCCGTCGGACGCCGAGCAGGTCGTGCTCGGTCCGTTGGCGCCCGCGCTCGACCGGATCGAGGCGTACGTCGCCAAGCAGGCGCCGGTCGTCGTGCTGGCCTCCGGCGACCCCGGGTTCTTCGGGATCGTGCGGGTGCTGGCCGAGCGCTTCGGTGCCGGCCTGCTCGACATCCGGCCGGGCGTGTCCTCCGTGGCCACCGCCTTTGCGCGGGCCGGGCTGACGTGGGACGACGCGGTGGTGGTCAGCGCGCACGGGCGGGAGCCGCGGACGGCGGTCAATGTCTGCCGGGCGCATGCGAAGGTCGCGGTGCTGACCGGGCCCGGGGCCGGTCCGGGCGAGCTGGGGGCCGCGTTGCTGCACAGTGAGCGCGTCCTCGTCGTCGCGTCCGCGCTGGGCGACCTCGGGCGGGAGCGGGTGGAGCGGGTGACTCCGCGGGAGGCCGCCGCGCGTGACTGGGGGACGGCGGTGAGTGTGGTGCTGTGCCTGGACGAGGCGCGGTTCCCGGCGGGTGTGCGTACGGTCGCCGGGCCCGGCGTCGGGCCCGGCCGATGGGCGCTGGACGAGGCCGAGTTCGCGCATCGCGACTCGATGATCACCAAGTTCGAGGTACGCGCGCTCGCGCTGGCCCGGCTGGGGCCGCGCCTCGGCGATCTGGTCTGGGACGTCGGCGCGGGCTCCGGTTCCGTGGCCGTCGAGTGTGCGCGGCTCGGGGCCGCCGCCGTCGCGGTCGAGAAGACCGGGGACGGCGTCGAGCGGATCCGCGCGAACGCCGCCGCACACGGGGTGGACGTACAGGTGGTCCACGGGAGCGCGCCGGACGTGCTGTCCGAACTCGACGATCCGGACGCGGTGTTCGTCGGCGGGGGCGGGGGTGACCTGCCTGACATCGTCACCGCGTGTGCGCGGCGGGCGCGGCAGACGGTGGTCGTCGCGATGGCCGCGCTGGACCGGGTCCCGGCGGTGCGCGAGGCGCTCACCGCGGCCGGGTTCTCCTGCGACGGCGTTCTGCTGCAGTCGTCCCGGCTGGCGCCGCTGCCGGGGGACGTGACCCGGCTCGCGGCGACCAATCCCGTCTTTCTGCTGTGGGGCGTCAGGCCTCAAGTATCCAACGACATCAAGGGAGTTGCCCAGTGA